The Tolypothrix sp. NIES-4075 DNA window AGTAAGCTTTCATAGTACCGATTGATGCACTAGCATTTAGTGTACTCTATCTACCTGCAATCTGCTGTATCTTACTTGCCGTTCAAACGAAGCATTGTAATAATTTGCATTGACGACTAATAAACATCGTTATGAGTACCAACATCCAACAGTAGAATAATCTCTTCCCCTGTTTCTTCATCTGTTTCCAAACAAAAAACAATCCGACAATCATATCCACAAGAACATGATAATAGTCCCGATAATTTACCCTCTAGCTTATGTGTACCTAAGCCAGCGCTAAAGACATCATTTTCCATCGCAACAATTGTTTCTTCAATCCTGGCTTGCAAATCTGCATTTCGACGAGCAAATTTTCGGAAAGATTTTTTAAACTTTTTACTCAGGACAATTTTGTGCATGGAAACAACTTTAACTATTTAGATATTCACGCAGTTCTTGAATTGCTTCCTCTGCGGTTTGTGTTTTATATTCTCCCGATTTAAATTCAGCAATTGAGTCTTTTGCGTCTTTTGCTATTTCATTGCGATGAGCTTCAGAAAGTCTATTTTTTAAGATTTGTATTAACATTTCTTGCTGTTCTACAGGAAGACTCATCGCAGCATCTAAAACTTTATCTAGGTTACTCAAGGATTTTATCCTCCTTTAAAATTGGTGCGTTCGTGTTACCAAACGTAAATAAATCAAAATTAATTCAATAATGCGTCATACTCATCATGAGTTGCAATATCGCTTTTAGCTTTGGCAATTAGTCTATCTAAACTAGACTTTACTTAATTTTATCGTGTTTTATGGCGATCGCAGCCTTGATGGTGGGTGTTGGATTGCGATCGCGTTAATGAAACTATAATTTCGCTGTGATATCCCTTAGAAAAAATTGAACCATTAGAGTAAATTATGTTAAAAGCTCGATAGTTGTAGTAGTAGAGGTTTGGATGGGATGATATACATCAATTCGGCGCTGTCGGGTTTTGCGTCAGATGGAGTTAGTTTAAGCCATTCGTGAAAGCTGATTTTTAGTTGGGCGATCGCTTGAATTTCGGCTTGATATGCTTCAAAACGGCGATTGGTTTCAATCATAGATTCGACCGCTGACAAAACTTTGGGAAGACGTTTATCCGCTTCTTGTTTTAAATCGTTGTGAAGTGGACCGAACCAACCTCCTTGAACCTCATCACGAGTTAAAATGGCTGGCGGTAGTGAATCTACCCATTTGTATGTAGAATATAACTCCTCTCCCATTTTAAATAAGTTCTCACGTTGCATCTCGAAAACAGCATTTTCATCCAAATTGGGGTCAATCCATTGGTAAATTCGGACTAGTCTTCGCAAGTCAATCTGACCTTTGAACTGAGGTTGTAAGTATGCTGCTGGGTTGGAGGTGAGTAGAATGTCAATATATTTTTTAATACGGGGACGGAGAATTTTTGCTCCTTTTTGAAAGCGATGAAGTGCCGTTTCGTGTTCTTCTAATTCTAAATAGCAACGTGCTTCAGCAAGGTAGGCTAACGATAAAGTCAGCAGATATTCATCAGCAATTTGGCTCTTTTGCTCTAATTCTGCGTCGGTGTAGCCAATATAATGTTGTTCAGCTTCCAAAAAGCGGTTAATAGCTTGTAAGGCACTACTTCTACGATTTTCCGGTTTAGTCATTGTAAAGGCATTAACTGCCAATTCGATTGCAGCCCGAAAATTAGCGTAGAAACTAAGGTCAATTTTGCGATTAACTTTGTTTAATAGTTCCTCTGATTGTTTTAGGCGTTTCTCTAGCTGATTAAGACGTTGTGCTATCACAGCAAAACCCATAACTGACACGCCAAGATTTAATACACTCGCAGCAGTAGTCACTGAACCAATCGCATTAGACGGGGAAAAAGAATTTGGTTGATCCCGTAACATAGCGACGATGTGTCCCGCTTTATCCCGAATTACACCTCCAAACCTTACCAAAGTTCCATCTGCTAGTCCTTTGGCAATCCAATCAGCAAGTGCAAAAGTTACTGTAATTGGTATCACAATTTTCTCCTAGTTCTTAAATTGTCAGCAGCGCACTCAGCAACTATCTGCGCTTTACTCAGTATTCCCGCAGTGCTGCCAGTATCTAACAATTCAGTTATTCTCGGTTTAGTTTATGTAAGGAGCCGCATACTACTGCGACCG harbors:
- a CDS encoding type II toxin-antitoxin system RelE/ParE family toxin — translated: MHKIVLSKKFKKSFRKFARRNADLQARIEETIVAMENDVFSAGLGTHKLEGKLSGLLSCSCGYDCRIVFCLETDEETGEEIILLLDVGTHNDVY